The Arctopsyche grandis isolate Sample6627 chromosome 12, ASM5162203v2, whole genome shotgun sequence genome includes the window ATACGTATTCTAAGAGATTATGAATCATAAATgagaactttatttttttaaaaatcaaaaattcaacgTCCTACCCACATCATCGACATACTAAGaaattcgatttaaaataagtgTAAAATAAGTTTATCTTGTATAATTTGATGATTCTAAGTCGGCCTCTCTGTTCGTCTTATTCATTGGTTATACTTTTGGAGTGTTCAATATTACTGACAATAAATTAGTACATGTCATGAGAACACCACCACAAAGTAGATTCATTATCAAATCAACGTTGCTAAACGTCAGATATTTTCGTTTCTTATTTTTTCTGAGTTTACTACATCATCTGAAGGAATTATCCggaaggaaaaaatatatattttggtcagaacactatcccaataaacatgtttcaatagaaaaaactcaatataaaatagtattaacagtggaaaataaaccccaagtgaaaatacgtacttatacttttgatttgaactggacgactatttagaaagatttgaaagatttgtactacaaatggaagataaaatacccaactatagattccaatattcattttgaacagaaaattgacagattttgacacatcgaccgaacaacaccaagatatagaaaaatcgcgcgatttaaaaaacttatatatatccgaatctcgagccaatcaacattttttattacaagattcgtatttactgggcatagatctataataaaagtcatatctcgtctctgaaccatttttcatgtGGAACAGTGTAATTAGTGATCATTAAATACGGGTCTCACACCccaaaatgttatattaaataaCTAGATGtacattaatgaattaatccagaATATCGGATGTTGTGATTCCACCATAGCGCAGTTTTcttatctactttacttaaattGATACTTTACTGAAAAATGTCATGGTTGTATATTCTGTCATTTAGACATTTCATACTCagaaagtacgtacatatgtcgggTTGTGGGATGTCGTACTTTGTTATTGTTCTTGATTCTGAATGTAAATGGTCTACCTACGATAAAACACACGTGACTgtaaattatgtttaatttaggCTATTCCATCACTTCCCGCGCTGTTTAGTGTTTAGTGTACATACTATACTGCCTAATAGTGGTGACTTTGAACATTGCCTCTGCTTTattcacttttattttaatcgTACAGTTTCAAATCAAGATCACAATGTGTGGCCGCACAGGATTGTAAATTTGCTTACAAATATATTCTTATTCGATGCTAGATTTTTTGAAACTCTCATTGACAAAGATTTGTCATGTTTACTTTCAGAACTCTCGGACCAAATGATATAGTGAAAGCCTGCtgttataagaaaaaaaatgaaactaaaTTTAGTAAACCGACTTGGAGTgatgaaaaaaatttggaaaaaaaatacaatccaTCTTACAATATAGCACCGACTGATGTAAcgccaattttaatattatcgaAAGAAGAACGTATCGTCAAGCCAATGATGTGGGGAATGGTACCACCCTGGCATAAGGTATTAATCATTTATCAACCGAGTATTcagtttgtataataataatgatgcaAGTAAAATGTTAGGGCGATTACAAAAAACATGGCTTGTCTACCAACAACTGCcgcatagaaaatattttgaccTCGAAACTCTTTAAAGAACCACTACAACGGGGAAATAGATGTGTCATATTAGCTGAAGGCTTTTATGAGTGGAAGACTACTGATAAATCAAAACaaccatattatatttattgtaaacaAGATGATAGTATAAAGGTTTGTTTTATTGTCAtatgctgtatgtatgtatgtacatattttataatttagtgaattttttatttattattaatttaggtGCATGACATGAATTCTTGGAATAATTCATTTGATGAAAATGATGGTTGGCAAGGAATACAGCTCCTAAAGATGGCTGGTATTTACAATGTGTGGAATTGTGATGATGGAGATTTATATAGTTATTCTATAATAACTATGGAATCTAATGATACGCTGGGCTGGCTTCACCATAGAATGCCGGCTATTTTAGAATCAGAAGATGATGTTGCAGTAAGGATGAAATCAGAGTCagaattataatttaatgcatTCAtgaaagaacaataaaaataaaataaatctttttttttttagaaatggcTTGATACTGAAAGTATTTCACCAAAAGATTCGATATCTTTTTTAAAAGCAACTACAAATTTAACATGGCACATGGTGTCCACCAATGTAAATAATTCACGTTACAAATCTGAAGATTGTAACAATCCTGCTAATCCAAATGACAAAAAATCTGTAAAGAAAACTAACACAAAAAATGTAGGATCAGTAAATTTAATGAATTCTTGGTTGAAAAGAAAATCACCATTGAAAAATGAACTTCCAGAAAAAAAGTTTTGTTGAACTGTAATATTCTACTACTACTATTACAGATTCAGTAAAAACTCAAAATGTCATGACTCggcttgaattaattttttaacaaatctGTACATTGATAATTTCACCTCATGTtattttttatgtgaaaattttccatattttataaataattagaaatacaaatatcattgcagtggtttcatataataaacagaTGAAAAGCTAACATTATTGATCtgatttgtatgtatgaaatctgacaaccatATTCTGGAGGGATGGTTAAAACATTCGTTAACCTTTGAGTGCTGTCGCTTCTTTTTTCAACTCTAATAGTGACAAAGGTTATTTAGCGCTCATTGTGAAAATTTAGTTTGTGCTCTTCTCCCTTTCCCCTTCCacaatgtattattaatttatttacaaaatatgtcATGGGCTGAAAATACACAATAATCGAATATTACTTCACCATCAATTATTTTTAGCAATTAATATGCATTTTAAGATctgtagtaaataaaaatataagcgAAGCTATTTAGTAGCATTTCTGCATAGTGATTTTTgtcgtattatgtattattaaataaatctatatgtcTAAAACAAAGTGATCCAACACAACAGAGAGCGACGAAAACAAATATGATATTCACGCAacgaagaatatacatatgtatgtatatgtagtaaccAAATAAAGAATAGTAGAAACACAGGTGTTGTAAAATATACCACCGCGTGCATGTTTCTGATGGCGATGGTGAGACAACAATGTGCTGTATTCCCATGCATCAGTGGCGCATAGTGGAATTCTCCATCTCCTGAACATAACACTTATTTTATAACATTGCACTTAGCAAATTGacttgattaaaaattaaaggcGTCAGGCATTTAATGTATTTAGTTGGCCCAAGACCATAAAACAGGATTTACTTACGCCAGGTTTTTCAGTATATGTATACCGAATCCATTACAAATTACTATaccatagtaaaataaaaagttacaaATGAAagtctaaaaaaaaatgattgcatAAGTGGCTACCGATTATACTATGTACACCCAATAGTGTTTTTCTATAGGTTCGCACCGGTTTTGTAGATTTTGAAAGTTTAGAAATTCAAAAGCTGTCGAGAATAATCTTACTATGAAAAAAAGGGTcacaaacacaaaaaaatatatatattgttggtTATTTACACTTGATTATTATTGGTTGAAGCTATTGCCACTTCCAACTTTAGGATAATTCGGCCTAACAGACAGTCTATAGTCTATACTATATGTCGGGGTTTCCTAAACTCTTTCTGCAATGGAGCACTTCGCAAACCCGGAAATTTTAACAGAGTCCTTGAATTGCATATCTTTttgatatcaggcacaataTTGGTACGTTGCATTCTAATATCTGGTTTGGCGTCGAGCCTGTTCCTGCACTTTAACTTCATTGCAGTATAAGAAAatcccgtttcgcataaataggtTGTAGAAAACCATAGATGTATAATGCAATATGTTCTAGAtctgttccgaccaagtcttcatggtcagctttcgtggcgttacgaccaaaggagccgttttggagggagatcggcgccgagcgcgcgtccccgcctcctattcgttttccgcttcggtcgagtgaacatctctgttcgctaccgagtttgttcccaccaccgagtcccgatcagctcagcctggatcggcagacgatactggaagtacagcttcagtatacgtccggtgagaagtgaggaaatcctggtttttcttcgtcgaagtcagatcacgtagtcacgtgaggagtgaggttatcataacctctcgaacacgtgcgcgctaatttcacgacggactccccccccccccctgcttattctctgtatttatacatatataaaatacagtcaccatacaaacagaattataacctgttttcattactattcaatttcccgcctttgtcccgtatcaccctcacttacgcacactgtacgagagagagagagatatacatcgagccgagccgacagcagcagagaccagaccaccgacgacgaaggaaggcaccttgaggaaaccagccccgcccacgcttaccacgagcttctacgaaaccgacttccggggtgctctcgagttgaacatccctggagtctgtacaagatctatgtagaaaacggaagtaaaataataatagcttgttttgaaaaattgaggTACTCTTTTGATAAACTCGCCCAGAAATCGTTTAAAGGctgatttttgtttcaaatcagagtCACTAATTAAATGAAATAGATTTTCATAGTCACTTGGGCTTAAGCCTACTGATTCCGAACCCAGGAATCGTCCTTActagttttcggaaaatattgcaaaagagctgttttcaagttatgtaggtattttaaaaatactttggaaacttcttcatctactttaaaatttaattcattcaaaCATTCGTGTAAGGCAGGaaaaaaaacaagatttttaaattcaactgatgaaatccaaaattgaattttttttatcaaaagatggaattttatcttttgtattaaaaattgtaatactttttccttGTAATGATAAGTTAACTTCATTGCACTTGGTAAAGATATCAAGGTTTATCAACCATGAAGGATTTGTTAAAACTCCAacaaaattttgtgctaaattATCTTAATAGTGCTTTTCTTCTGGATAGTCATCTCACTTAAATGGGGCCGTCGACATCaataatattacttacaatattttccatatccagttcccatattgcaacctgtggttttACCCTAATAACGCAGGTGGCGATATGATaacgtttgaaattattgcgttgcattcagtagcggctcgtgagatttcatagtgggggggggggggggctccagagattattcaggctgtagtagctcgttaaccaaaccgttgatcgaatgaaaacaaaaatagcttgaatatgtactatattgggaggtctgcagcccatgaggacgacaaaaatagcatgcatttgtactgtattgagaggctgcagccccgcagcccatatgggcgagccgccactggttgcATTGCAACTAATTCCTGTtatcccgttcccgtttatgGGCGATTTtatttacagaaaccatcgcgggcatacacacaataactcatgtaagttttatcgcaatcggttgaatggtataggaacgcatacttGACAGATAGACAtccattttatgatttttaatatttttcaagattttaatatttttctttctcgCCAAAGGTGCCTTGCACACAGGCGCAAAAATTCACGAGCCGGCTCTGTATAATGGCATTTgagtataaaaatttatgtgatGTACGGTATGTTAATTGAAAGAAAATtgattatatgaaattttagacaAAAACACTACCAAACACAGCATAAAACACTAAGATGAGAATGGCGAGCAGTGTGTGGTGTTACGGTTACATAAGTAACGGCGTGTACAATCCACATTGCAGTCAGAATTGGCAGTGGGAGGGATTGGTAGCAGTCACTTCGTCTGGGAGGGCTAACGTGATTGGTCATCAGTCGTCAGTCGTCACTCGTCACCGTCAGTCATCACTCGTCGGTCGTCAATCACCAGACACTTTTTCACTTCTAATTGGGTGGACAGCTTCTGTCCGTAATCTCGATAGCTATGGATTCGCTCGGGTTCGCACTTCGTCTCTTTTTCGACTTACTACTTATTCGAATCATTCCGCGATAGCAATTCACTCTTTATGTTTTCACGTTTTCCCGATCTTTAAATACTTCAAAGACTCCGCTGCGTATTTTAAAAGAAACGTGGTCCCGTCTATTAATACTGCCAGTGTTTTCTTGAATGAACACACTTGTGTAaatttagattcgccatgtgtgtattttttatacCTCATCACCCGTGAATAAAATGTCGGATCATTTGCCAGtacaatgaagaaaaaaaaacagtttaaaTCGATGTAGACCTTgagcatatacacatatgttttATTTGTAGTTTACTGATACTGATACTGATAAAGATCGTCTTTTTAGTGCGTTTAACGTTTCTCAAATTGGTTCAAAAAGTCATTtttcgaatattatttttattcgtctCGGTGGTTTTAGCTATTTTACGATACTAGAAAAAAGATTCCGTGTTCTTTTGAACTTAATAAGTAGTTTGCTTACAATACTAcagatttaaattattattatttccacACTTCTATACATCTGGGAGCagctgattttaaataatagtaaaatgcTTTTTAGTTGACCTGTTTCAGATTAGCTGATAATCTTTCATTGTTCTTTAGTTTCTGGATAAAATAATACACTATTTGAAAATCTGATCATTGATACTTACTTTAAATACATACCAATAGATACGATAAAATGAACtattatctatttttataattttatgtagtTACTTCAAAATAGAACTGGAACTCTGAAGATTTTTCAAGttccattatatttgttattctgcttgtaatattatataatgtttttttttttaaataaagtaacaaAAAATTTAGTGTTGAAAAACATGTCTACATAAGTATACCCGGTAATCTATGacctttaatttatatgtaaatcacAACTTGTTATGCTAATACATTATACTGGAGTTCatagttatattattatttctcatATCTAATGTAGATAAACGAGGGTAACCTTCTTTAAGCGAAATCTGTTGTATGAACATAATAGCCATCAGCAATGACGCAATTTACTTGATTCGTTTTTTTCTATGTATAAACTTTGATTCGTTTGCTTCGGTGTAATAATTTTGTCGGAAGTGATCACATTTGGTgtctttaaatgaaaataaaaacaatagaatAATAATGTTTCATAAATAAATCGTGCAAATTGCATTTTTGATTTCAGAGAAGGATTATTAGTCGGCATTGGAAATCCACTACTTGATATATCTGCCGTTGTTGATAAagaattattaacaaaatataatatgaagccTGATGATGCCATAATGGCAGAAGATAGTCATAAGCCACTATACAAAGAACTTAAGGAAAAATACAATGTAGAATTCATCGCAGGTGGAAGTGTACAAAATACCATGAGAGTAGCTCAATGGTTTTTAGAAAAACCATatgtttctacatattttggTTGTGTGGGGCGAGATGAATATTCAGATATTTTAAAAGAAAGAGCCaggtaattttataatttctgtAATAAACTAATTATATaattctatgtataatatatagagtacatacatgtatggttactatgtattatatttagttgCATTTTATGTTGGCCATATCAACTCATACATATtatgatgattttatttatattcaatctAGAAAACGTAACGGAAATACtccattttattgaaatttaatatttcattgtaattatgattataagcattttttaaatatataattttttatttaaaaaatgcttgGCAGCAAAGTTGATGCACTTGTCAatctttacaaaataaaataacagtaacaaaaaaaagaaatcatagtgagatttttattataactgTGCTGTTGATGACCTTATGGCCTATAATGTTGTATAATTaagtttatatgtttttttatcaacaaaaaaaaagttgtttctTTAAACACTGCTATCTAATCAGTAACggttgtttaaaattacaattctattgttcattttaattactgaaaaatacaaATAGTTAATAGCAAATGTGTATTTTTGTGTTGTAGGTTTATTCTTTATTGTGTCTTTTATGAATATCTCAATTTCAGAGTCGTCTCattaaactattatatatatttatatatatatatatatatatatatatatatatatatatatatatatatatatatatatatatatatatatatatatatatatattttgctaGACAAATTGAAAGTTTTTCTCAAAACTCATCCTTTATTGTAGCGCAGATGGTGTGAATGTCCAATACCAGTATAAGGATAAAGAAGCAACGGGCACTTGTGCTGTGCTAATCACCGGAACTCATCGCTCTTTGTGTGCTAATTTAGCTGCTGCTAATTGTTTCACAGAGGATCACTTATTAAAGGCAGAAAGTAAACAACTAATAAACAAAGCCCAATTCTTTTATACGTCTGTATGTATCACATCCTTTATTTATGCTAGTTGTATTTTGTGattaatatgtataagaattgtcTTAATTTTCTTTACAATTTTAGGGGTTCTTTTTAGTTGTTAGTCCTCCATCCGTTATGAGACTAGCTCAACATGCATTTAacaataacaatttatttataatgaatcTTAGTGCACCGTTTGTATCCCAATTGTGCAAAGAATCTTTGACGCAAGTGATGCCTTATGTTGATATACTTTTTGGAAATGAAACGGTACTAATTTTTCTTTGGTTTGGTTACTAATACACATACGAGATGTAGTCAAATTTTTTGGGAGATGATAATGTATTTGAATAGATTTTCTTCAAATTGTTTTTTGTACTATTAAACTTACCAGTacacttctttgatttctagaaagatttttataattaagacgattcattattttgttcctatttaaatagtttgtctgttggtaaaaaaaaaatataactaataaatattgtagtatgtaataaaattaatctcCAAATTTTTTGATGTCAcctcatttcaaatttacctaCATTTTGAGTGTAGAATATGTTATTAACGctattataaatgttttttaggAGATGAAAGCATTTTCTCAGGAATTTTCTCTGAATGTTGAAAATATGTCTGacattgcattaaaaatatctGAACTTCCAAAGAAGAATCCAGAAAAACCCCGTGTTGTTATTATTACTCAAGGATGTGATCCAGTGCTTATAGCGAAAAATAAGCTGGTCCAAGAAATACCCGTAATTGTCTTACCGAAGGAGAGAATTGTCGATACAAATGGAGCAGGAGATGCCTTCACAGGAGGGTTTTTAGCACAATTAGTTTTACAGCAACCGCTAGACGTTTGTGTGAGATGTGGTATCTATGCAGCTTCAGAAGTCATACAAACGTCTGGATGCACTTACAGCGGTAAACCTAAATTTACGAGCCACATCAAACTTCCAAATAACCAGGCTAACGGTGGGGAAGGGGATCACTGATAATCGGACagctggtttttttttatcgctTTTAATAGTAGAGCAACTTATATTACTAATGGGCGACTTACTTTAgatattttgtatgaattttttattaaaaaattctgtgattttttgtttgtttttgagtTTTCTTTAACGTTTTCCAAACATCGGTGTGAATTTTTTCCTAATGTGTATGAATTGGAATTggttcaaataatatttttgacaaacTCACAAAAACATAGATCACTTCAAACATTATTTCATCCACTTGTCACATTTTCACCATATCAATATTTCCAAATTTGTCATTTATCATTAagagtaaataaaaacaattgctTTAGGAAGTTTTAATTACCATTTAGTGTTGTTGATATGAAACAAGATTTTTTAAGGCGATGACTTTTCAAACATCCTTATAAGTTTTATATATGATTAATCTGCCAACAAATACGAAAAATCGAGAGGTCAGTGcagtatgaaaattaaattctaaattCAACTTCCCAAAAGTTATCATTTTGGTACATCAACTTTATTTAATGATTctttcatatataatactatttacTGATTACACTGTAACAACATACAATCATATGCTTGCACTTTGATTGTATTCCTTTAGCTTTAACGTATCGcacgtgtgtgtatgtagtatCAAAGATAAAACtatcatcattttattttgtatgataCAATGTAtccataatatttatacattaccGATATCAACTTTATACCCTAACttacaattcttaaaaaaaaattttgctattCCTATGACGTTACTTACAcaacagattatttttttttaactaattcaATACTGACGATtatgtacttataatatttCGATATGATAGTGTACctgatatttcatttttaataaaacttaaaataaatgtatatttttgtaataaaaaactgTCTTTTTTTCCAAAAAGAAAATTGAATCTATATCCTCAAATTGTACAGCTTCATGATAATTTTAGTACTCAATACTTTTTTGGTTTGTTTACATTGTCGCTTGTTAGGAACCAGGGTAATGTCTTTGTGTAagttaatataaaacaaaaagatATAATTGTTctcacaaaattttattttgtgtaataACACCATTTACAACTAATCTTATTTACAATAGATTTTACACATATTTTCATAAGTAACAATAACTTCAATTACCATACTCTGCAGATCTTGTACACTTGAGAATTACATGACGAATAGGGAAACACCCAGACTAACATaaagataatataataaaaaccggAGCACCAAACTGTAATTAccacattatttaaataatcatttttgatATTAGTAAGTATAACTTATAGGTTAAATGTGTATTATTCACATTTTGTTGTACGTACAACAGTTAACTATGTTTCCTTGTGAGTTACTATAACATAGCATTAGAGGcacataatattaatcaaatactttaaattaaaaatcacaaaactacaaatacaatatattgagATATCTCAATCTTACACGTTACTATATacgtaaatacaaaaaaattaacttaACAATATGAAATTTGTCCAAAATGTTATAGAAAAACACTTTCTGATAACACTTAAATttccaaataatttaaataaataatttgtataataagcaGTATGAAAAGTAGATCAATGGGATAACATTcatcaaacaattaaatttataaattaatctgaataaaacaatattatgtacacaatttttacaaatataattttaataatacttaaaaaatcaaCTACAAGTAACAAGACTGACTTAATAAGTAGGTTAAAATTACGAgtgttaataattattattaacacaCTTCGTGTAATATGTCAGATAGCTTTGTAAATAAtagtacaatataaaatgaaaataattagtgGAATTTTCAAAATGATGATTTGTTATTACATTGTCGGTGATTTATTCTTGTAAGATTTAATAGAAGCACATAAGGTGagatttaaaaatcaatgtctTAAAGAAAATTTGCATGAAAACGTTCAAGTGTTCAAgaataaatcatataaattacaatcattaaaaaatatattatcatgACAAAGCCCATTTACACAAACCCCAATACTAATTTGTTTCAAACCGCAATAATCATTAACTAACTGACATTGCACAACTTTGTACATACAACTCACACCTAATAGACCAATTACATCCAgtatacattaaatatgtaattctcACAATCAAATCACACATATTTCATTGGGGTCCGTAATCACAATCAGTGCTTTTTATACAGAACTTATCTTAAAAAAGGTGCATtctcataataaataatatttatgacaCAAATTACTTATAGCCAATTTGAAAACATTGATCTTTCGACGTTcactgttaaattaaaaaataaacatgtacCAATCatgaaattacattaaaaaaaattaacacattTTGTTAGAATACTTTAAATATTACTAACCAGCTATTGTTACGCAagttacaaaaatattaatttttccattaaacaataaaatgcaGTCAATTTCCAGAAATCCTGATTTTCACACATTTAAAGGATTTACATCCTGACAGTCAGACATTCTACAAAAATAAAGTAGGGATTGACAAAATATGTGGCATACATACTCAACTCGTCAAGTTCTTTGGTTATAAACTGAAGTTATGAGTTTTAAATAGGTGCTCACATGACATACGTATGTcccataaagtaaaaaaaaataaatacacttcACGATTTGCAACACATGCAACCATACTTTATTAAACATAACTTGTAAAAGAGGAAACAACAATCGAAATAATAAACGATTCACATTAACAGGTTATCATTGCGGCACTACCGACGCATGGAATTAAGGGGTTGCATGTTAATATAACCATATGAAGTACAGACTGTGTTTTGTTGTTGGGAAACAGCTCGTGTGTCTTGATATTGATATTGAGCAGTCATCATTTGAACCGGAGGCAATTGAGGAGCATTGAATCCAGCGGCAGTGTTAAATCCAGCCGCACTCGCCTGCTGAGCTGCCGTCATACGATAACCGTTGAGAGAACCATATGGCGAAATAATGTTATGGTTTATAGGACTCATTCGACTTGACGCGTGCGAAGCTGCCATCTGCATATGGTGTTGCATAGTCGTCACATTACCTGGATGACAATCATAATCTTCATTaaacattaaattgaaattcatttttatattgtgaCACTAAAAAATAGCTTTGAAACGTCAGAAAAGACTTGAGAATTTACCTGGAATGCTTCTTGGATTACGAGAGGCTGCAGCGGGATCCGATCCCGTCAGCTGACCGGGTGATTGTGAATAGTATTTGTGGTAATGTGGTGTGCCGGGAGGAGCGGGTGGAGTAGGTCCCTGATGCGGCGGAGTTGAAGCTCCAC containing:
- the LOC143920335 gene encoding abasic site processing protein HMCES, coding for MCGRTGLTLGPNDIVKACCYKKKNETKFSKPTWSDEKNLEKKYNPSYNIAPTDVTPILILSKEERIVKPMMWGMVPPWHKGDYKKHGLSTNNCRIENILTSKLFKEPLQRGNRCVILAEGFYEWKTTDKSKQPYYIYCKQDDSIKVHDMNSWNNSFDENDGWQGIQLLKMAGIYNVWNCDDGDLYSYSIITMESNDTLGWLHHRMPAILESEDDVAKWLDTESISPKDSISFLKATTNLTWHMVSTNVNNSRYKSEDCNNPANPNDKKSVKKTNTKNVGSVNLMNSWLKRKSPLKNELPEKKFC
- the Adk2 gene encoding adenosine kinase 2 isoform X2 yields the protein MDSLGEGLLVGIGNPLLDISAVVDKELLTKYNMKPDDAIMAEDSHKPLYKELKEKYNVEFIAGGSVQNTMRVAQWFLEKPYVSTYFGCVGRDEYSDILKERASADGVNVQYQYKDKEATGTCAVLITGTHRSLCANLAAANCFTEDHLLKAESKQLINKAQFFYTSEMKAFSQEFSLNVENMSDIALKISELPKKNPEKPRVVIITQGCDPVLIAKNKLVQEIPVIVLPKERIVDTNGAGDAFTGGFLAQLVLQQPLDVCVRCGIYAASEVIQTSGCTYSGKPKFTSHIKLPNNQANGGEGDH
- the Adk2 gene encoding adenosine kinase 2 isoform X1, which translates into the protein MDSLGEGLLVGIGNPLLDISAVVDKELLTKYNMKPDDAIMAEDSHKPLYKELKEKYNVEFIAGGSVQNTMRVAQWFLEKPYVSTYFGCVGRDEYSDILKERASADGVNVQYQYKDKEATGTCAVLITGTHRSLCANLAAANCFTEDHLLKAESKQLINKAQFFYTSGFFLVVSPPSVMRLAQHAFNNNNLFIMNLSAPFVSQLCKESLTQVMPYVDILFGNETEMKAFSQEFSLNVENMSDIALKISELPKKNPEKPRVVIITQGCDPVLIAKNKLVQEIPVIVLPKERIVDTNGAGDAFTGGFLAQLVLQQPLDVCVRCGIYAASEVIQTSGCTYSGKPKFTSHIKLPNNQANGGEGDH